One Misgurnus anguillicaudatus chromosome 22, ASM2758022v2, whole genome shotgun sequence DNA segment encodes these proteins:
- the kcnv2b gene encoding potassium voltage-gated channel subfamily V member 2, producing the protein MTFSYQKDRRRSLFSNCKLATSDSTDDFIPFAKEQLLKQWSSFTELQKDIYDIFADDDGEEVVKHSDPSSWFTSPSPSRNCTLNLNVGGKSYRITYKMAARYPQSRIGRLATSTDLNVKLDLCDDYVVKDNEYFFDRDPDVFNSIFNFYRTGVLWIKEEVCPRNFLEEINYWGVRIKYTQRCCRILLEEKHDELREQLKVQKELEAEVETEENEEMFEGMYFGNKRKALWNLMENPFSSVPAKIMSVASSVFVMVSLVTMTLNTVDEMENMTSINQFSGKSYAELVETFCITFFTIEYLLRLVSTPDLRRFAKSVLNAFDLIAILPQILQIVTESFETRSSGKQNPDIETIGQVSKVGQVLRIMRLMRIFRILKLARHSTGMRAFGFTLRKCYQQVGCLFLFIAMGIFTFSAMVYSVEHDAPRTKFTSIPIAWWWASVSISTVGYGDMYPETLLGRIFAFGCISFGIILNGLPISILFNKFSDYYATLKSHEYSSNIKNREKVNFLQRAKKKLQDCGWIETVS; encoded by the exons ATGACATTCAGCTACCAAAAAGACAGGAGACGGAGTCTCTTTTCCAACTGTAAACTAGCAACCTCCGATTCAACGGATGATTTTATCCCATTTGCCAAAGAGCAATTGCTCAAACAGTGGAGCTCTTTCACTGAACTACAAAAGGACATTTACGACATCTTCGCCGACGACGACGGCGAGGAGGTTGTGAAACATTCAGATCCTTCATCATGGTTTACATCACCCAGCCCCAGCAGGAACTGTACGCTCAACCTCAACGTTGGAGGAAAGTCCTATCGCATCACTTACAAAATGGCAGCAAGGTACCCACAGAGCAGAATCGGCCGTTTGGCCACGTCCACGGACCTCAACGTTAAGTTGGACCTCTGTGATGACTACGTCGTGAAGGACAACGAATATTTCTTCGATCGAGACCCAGATGTGTTCAACAGCATCTTCAACTTCTACAGGACTGGGGTGCTGTGGATCAAAGAAGAGGTTTGTCCCAGAAACTTTCTGGAGGAGATCAATTATTGGGGCGTCCGGATCAAGTACACGCAGCGGTGCTGCCGGATCTTGCTGGAGGAGAAACACGACGAGTTGCGAGAACAGCTCAAAGTTCAAAAGGAACTCGAAGCAGAAGTGGAAACCGAAGAAAATGAGGAAATGTTTGAGGGAATGTATTTTGGAAACAAACGAAAGGCGCTTTGGAACCTAATGGAGAACCCTTTCTCCTCTGTACCAGCTAAAATCATGTCAGTGGCCTCTAGTGTGTTTGTAATGGTATCGCTGGTCACCATGACTTTGAATACAGTAGATGAAATGGAGAACATGACATCTATTAACCAGTTTAGTGGAAAGTCATATGCAGAATTGGTAGAAACTTTCTGCATAACTTTCTTCACCATTGAGTATCTTCTACGTCTAGTGTCAACCCCTGACCTCAGGCGTTTCGCAAAGAGCGTGCTGAACGCGTTTGACCTGATAGCCATCCTACCGCAGATACTGCAGATTGTGACCGAGAGTTTTGAGACGAGAAGTTCTGGTAAACAAAACCCTGATATAGAGACTATAGGACAGGTTAGCAAAGTGGGACAAGTGCTACGAATCATGCGACTCATGCGTATTTTCCGAATACTGAAACTGGCCCGTCACTCCACCGGCATGAGAGCATTTGGGTTCACGTTGAGGAAGTGCTATCAACAGGTGGGATGTCTTTTCCTCTTCATCGCCATGGGAATCTTCACATTTTCTGCCATGGTTTACAGTGTTGAGCATGATGCTCCTCGGACCAAGTTCACTAGTATTCCAATTGCTTGGTGGTGGGCATCT GTTAGCATCTCTACAGTAGGCTATGGTGACATGTATCCCGAGACCCTTCTGGGACGAATATTTGCCTTTGGATGCATTTCCTTCGGGATTATTTTGAACGGACTTCCGATTTCTATTCTCTTTAACAAGTTTTCAGATTATTACGCCACATTGAAATCTCACGAATACTCATCCAACATCAAGAATAGAGAGAAGGTTAACTTTTTACAGAGAGCCAAGAAGAAACTCCAAGACTGTGGCTGGATTGAAACCGTTTCATAG
- the idua gene encoding alpha-L-iduronidase isoform X2, whose translation MQSLFRWTVFLTVLLIKQSLLSCSSVEVNVKADKPLRNLKHFWRSTGFCPPKPHTDAHLYDLNKDQQMNLALIGSVPHRGIQQVRIHWMLELVSAEVSRGEYHYNFTHLDQLIDLLWQNGLQPGFELMGSVSNTFSNFEDKRQVTEWRNLVYSIAKRYILKYGLGSVSQWNFETWNEPNNHNFDNISMSIQGFLNYYDACSEGLRAASPLLKFGGPGDSCHSPPHSPYCWEMLQHCYNGTNFFTGETGVRLDYIALHKKGGGSTLPILQQEVTTVQEIQQRFPRLRSVPIYNDEADPLVGWNKALTWRADVTYAAMVVKVISQHQNLLIADYNNTVNYTLLSNDNAFLSYHPYQFTQRTLTARFQINNTNPPHVQLLRKPVLTVMGLLALLGDTQVQAEVMTDSSEVNSSVGVLASVHLPQVPYTADSWQTTILLYNSRDNQTTSTSDIITLRLTGIPKYTSLMYVTHYMDNNVTNPFKLWDSMGRPDYPTIQQFAQLRSQEDPQTTGPLPVQPDGSLTLKMSLAVPSVLLVHVCAKSKQEPDQVNGVRFIAVTKGQVLILWKDHCIGTKCIKTYEVEFSNNRSIFQRINRRDTIFTHFTYSPDSLDVSGYYRVRAVDYWDRYGEYSLIENYSENQ comes from the exons ATGCAGAGTTTATTCAGGTGGACAGTGTTTCTAACTGTCCTGCTTATAAAACAATCTTTGCTCTCCTGTTCATCAGTGGAAGTTAATGTAAAGGCTGACAAACCACTCCGAAACCTGAAGCACTTCTGGAGAAGCACTGGCTTCTG TCCTCCAAAGCCTCACACTGATGCACACCTGTATGATCTCAATAAAGACCAGCAGATGAATCTGGCTCTCATCGGCTCTGTGCCACACAGAGGAATCCAACAGGTGCGGATACATTGGATGCTGGAGCTGGTGTCAGCAGA AGTTTCTAGGGGAGAATATCATTACAACTTTACTCATTTAGACCAATTGATTGATCTTCTCTGGCAGAATGGACTTCAACCAG GGTTTGAACTGATGGGAAGTGTTTCTAACACCTTCAGCAACTTTGAAGACAAAAGACAAGTTACTGAATGGAGGAATTTGGTCTATTCGATTGCTAAAAGATATATATTGAAGTA CGGCCTCGGCTCTGTTTCTCAGTGGAACTTTGAGACGTGGAATGAGCCAAATAACCACAACTTTGACAACATCTCTATGTCAATCCAAG GCTTTCTAAACTACTATGACGCCTGCTCCGAGGGTCTCCGTGCAGCGAGTCCACTGTTAAAGTTTGGTGGTCCTGGAGATTCTTGTCATTCTCCCCCTCATTCGCCATACTGCTGGGAGATGCTACAGCATTGTTACAACGGCACAAACTTCTTTACCGGAGAGACCGGTGTGCGGCTAGACTACATCGCCCTGCACAAAAAG GGAGGGGGGAGCACGTTGCCCATCTTGCAACAGGAAGTAACCACAGTACAAGAGATCCAGCAGCGGTTTCCACGGTTACGCTCCGTGCCCATCTACAATGATGAGGCAGATCCGCTGGTTGGCTGGAATAAAGCGCTCACCTGGAGAGCAGATGTTACTTATGCAGCCATGGTGGTTAAG GTCATCTCGCAGCATCAGAACCTGCTCATCGCTGACTACAACAATACGGTCAACTACACACTGCTTAGCAACGACAACGCTTTCCTCAGTTATCACCCGTACCAGTTTACCCAACGCACCCTGACCGCCCGATTCCAGATCAACAATACGAACCCGCCTCATGTACAGTTACTACGAAAACCAGTCCTGACTGTCATGGGCCTGTTGGCGCTGTTAGGTGAT ACTCAGGTGCAGGCCGAGGTCATGACTGACAGCTCTGAAGTGAATTCTTCAGTGGGTGTGTTGGCCAGCGTTCATCTTCCTCAGGTGCCTTACACCGCCGACAGCTGGCAGACCACCATCCTGCTGTATAACAGCAGAGACAACCAGACCACCTCCACCTCTGACATCATTACTCTGCGCCTCACAGGAATCCCAAAATACACAA GTCTGATGTATGTGACGCACTATATGGACAATAATGTGACAAACCCATTTAAGCTGTGGGACAGCATGGGCCGCCCCGACTACCCAACTATTCAACAGTTCGCACAGCTGCGGAGTCAAGAG GATCCACAGACGACTGGACCTCTTCCAGTCCAACCTGATGGATCTCTGACGCTGAAGATGAGTCTTGCTGTCCCATCAGTGCTGCTCGTACACGTATGTGCCAAATCGAAACAAGAGCCCGACCAG GTCAATGGGGTTCGTTTCATCGCCGTCACCAAAGGCCAAGTTCTGATTTTGTGGAAAGATCACTGCATCGGTACGAA GTGTATCAAGACGTACGAAGTGGAGTTTTCCAACAACAGGAGTATTTTCCAGAGGATCAATCGTAGAGACACTATCTTTACCCATTTTACTTACTCTCCAG ATAGTTTGGATGTGAGCGGTTACTATAGAGTGAGAGCTGTGGATTACTGGGACAGATACGGAGAATATTCTCTTATAGAGAACTATTCAGAGAATCAATAG
- the idua gene encoding alpha-L-iduronidase isoform X1, which produces MQSLFRWTVFLTVLLIKQSLLSCSSVEVNVKADKPLRNLKHFWRSTGFCPPKPHTDAHLYDLNKDQQMNLALIGSVPHRGIQQVRIHWMLELVSAEVSRGEYHYNFTHLDQLIDLLWQNGLQPGFELMGSVSNTFSNFEDKRQVTEWRNLVYSIAKRYILKYGLGSVSQWNFETWNEPNNHNFDNISMSIQGFLNYYDACSEGLRAASPLLKFGGPGDSCHSPPHSPYCWEMLQHCYNGTNFFTGETGVRLDYIALHKKGGGSTLPILQQEVTTVQEIQQRFPRLRSVPIYNDEADPLVGWNKALTWRADVTYAAMVVKVISQHQNLLIADYNNTVNYTLLSNDNAFLSYHPYQFTQRTLTARFQINNTNPPHVQLLRKPVLTVMGLLALLGETQVQAEVMTDSSEVNSSVGVLASVHLPQVPYTADSWQTTILLYNSRDNQTTSTSDIITLRLTGIPKYTSLMYVTHYMDNNVTNPFKLWDSMGRPDYPTIQQFAQLRSQEDPQTTGPLPVQPDGSLTLKMSLAVPSVLLVHVCAKSKQEPDQVNGVRFIAVTKGQVLILWKDHCIGTKCIKTYEVEFSNNRSIFQRINRRDTIFTHFTYSPDSLDVSGYYRVRAVDYWDRYGEYSLIENYSENQ; this is translated from the exons ATGCAGAGTTTATTCAGGTGGACAGTGTTTCTAACTGTCCTGCTTATAAAACAATCTTTGCTCTCCTGTTCATCAGTGGAAGTTAATGTAAAGGCTGACAAACCACTCCGAAACCTGAAGCACTTCTGGAGAAGCACTGGCTTCTG TCCTCCAAAGCCTCACACTGATGCACACCTGTATGATCTCAATAAAGACCAGCAGATGAATCTGGCTCTCATCGGCTCTGTGCCACACAGAGGAATCCAACAGGTGCGGATACATTGGATGCTGGAGCTGGTGTCAGCAGA AGTTTCTAGGGGAGAATATCATTACAACTTTACTCATTTAGACCAATTGATTGATCTTCTCTGGCAGAATGGACTTCAACCAG GGTTTGAACTGATGGGAAGTGTTTCTAACACCTTCAGCAACTTTGAAGACAAAAGACAAGTTACTGAATGGAGGAATTTGGTCTATTCGATTGCTAAAAGATATATATTGAAGTA CGGCCTCGGCTCTGTTTCTCAGTGGAACTTTGAGACGTGGAATGAGCCAAATAACCACAACTTTGACAACATCTCTATGTCAATCCAAG GCTTTCTAAACTACTATGACGCCTGCTCCGAGGGTCTCCGTGCAGCGAGTCCACTGTTAAAGTTTGGTGGTCCTGGAGATTCTTGTCATTCTCCCCCTCATTCGCCATACTGCTGGGAGATGCTACAGCATTGTTACAACGGCACAAACTTCTTTACCGGAGAGACCGGTGTGCGGCTAGACTACATCGCCCTGCACAAAAAG GGAGGGGGGAGCACGTTGCCCATCTTGCAACAGGAAGTAACCACAGTACAAGAGATCCAGCAGCGGTTTCCACGGTTACGCTCCGTGCCCATCTACAATGATGAGGCAGATCCGCTGGTTGGCTGGAATAAAGCGCTCACCTGGAGAGCAGATGTTACTTATGCAGCCATGGTGGTTAAG GTCATCTCGCAGCATCAGAACCTGCTCATCGCTGACTACAACAATACGGTCAACTACACACTGCTTAGCAACGACAACGCTTTCCTCAGTTATCACCCGTACCAGTTTACCCAACGCACCCTGACCGCCCGATTCCAGATCAACAATACGAACCCGCCTCATGTACAGTTACTACGAAAACCAGTCCTGACTGTCATGGGCCTGTTGGCGCTGTTAG GTGAGACTCAGGTGCAGGCCGAGGTCATGACTGACAGCTCTGAAGTGAATTCTTCAGTGGGTGTGTTGGCCAGCGTTCATCTTCCTCAGGTGCCTTACACCGCCGACAGCTGGCAGACCACCATCCTGCTGTATAACAGCAGAGACAACCAGACCACCTCCACCTCTGACATCATTACTCTGCGCCTCACAGGAATCCCAAAATACACAA GTCTGATGTATGTGACGCACTATATGGACAATAATGTGACAAACCCATTTAAGCTGTGGGACAGCATGGGCCGCCCCGACTACCCAACTATTCAACAGTTCGCACAGCTGCGGAGTCAAGAG GATCCACAGACGACTGGACCTCTTCCAGTCCAACCTGATGGATCTCTGACGCTGAAGATGAGTCTTGCTGTCCCATCAGTGCTGCTCGTACACGTATGTGCCAAATCGAAACAAGAGCCCGACCAG GTCAATGGGGTTCGTTTCATCGCCGTCACCAAAGGCCAAGTTCTGATTTTGTGGAAAGATCACTGCATCGGTACGAA GTGTATCAAGACGTACGAAGTGGAGTTTTCCAACAACAGGAGTATTTTCCAGAGGATCAATCGTAGAGACACTATCTTTACCCATTTTACTTACTCTCCAG ATAGTTTGGATGTGAGCGGTTACTATAGAGTGAGAGCTGTGGATTACTGGGACAGATACGGAGAATATTCTCTTATAGAGAACTATTCAGAGAATCAATAG